In Rahnella variigena, one DNA window encodes the following:
- the fadJ gene encoding fatty acid oxidation complex subunit alpha FadJ, whose amino-acid sequence MRDNMENPNIPEITPAEPVSAFSLMFTAEHVGIITIDVPGEKVNTLKAEFAQQICTILQKAQQYPSLKGLVLVSGKSDSFIAGADITMISGCKSADEASNLARKGQTVMSQIASFPVPVVAAIHGACLGGGLELALACHSRVCSLDDKTQLGLPEVQLGLLPGSGGTQRLPRLIGAPKALDMMLTGRSIRAKQALRMGLVDDAVPYSILLQTALERVVKGRQSRPPLPWQARLAGGPLGKSVLFHFVRKQTRAKTHGNYPATEKIIDVVKTGLDQGSGNGYQAEAKAFGELVMTPESAALRGLFFASTALKKEKGGDAEPLPVRRVGILGGGLMGGGIANVTATKAGLPVRIKDINQEGIRHALKYSWDLLEKKVRSRRLTRNEQQRQMMLISGTTDYSGFAQIDIVVEAVFEDLSLKQSMVAEIENNAAPRTIFASNTSSLPIHKIAEQASRPELVIGLHYFSPVDKMPLVEVIPHAGTSAQTISTTVSLAKKQGKTAIVVGDSAGFYVNRILAPYINEAARCLLAGEPVDHIDKALVNFGFPVGPIQLLDEVGIDVGTKIGPILVDAFGERFAAPSGFDAVLKDDRKGRKNGKGFYLYGQKGRTAKKKQVDPAIYRLLNVTPKAQQSEEEIAQRCVMLMLNEAVRCLDEQVIRRARDGDLGAVFGIGFPPFRGGPFRYIDTLGAAHVVKTLDQLAQRYGEHFRPCEGLVRRAEQGEPCFLTDGPADGTGEKVSKV is encoded by the coding sequence ATGAGGGATAATATGGAAAACCCAAACATTCCGGAAATCACTCCGGCAGAACCGGTTTCTGCTTTTTCACTGATGTTCACCGCGGAGCACGTCGGAATTATCACCATCGATGTTCCCGGCGAAAAGGTGAATACCTTAAAGGCTGAATTCGCTCAACAAATTTGTACCATTCTGCAAAAAGCCCAGCAATATCCCAGTCTGAAGGGGCTGGTGCTGGTTTCCGGTAAATCCGACTCATTTATTGCCGGTGCGGATATCACCATGATATCGGGTTGTAAGAGCGCCGATGAGGCCAGCAATCTGGCGCGAAAAGGGCAGACGGTAATGTCACAAATAGCTTCGTTTCCGGTACCCGTTGTTGCGGCCATCCACGGTGCCTGTCTGGGCGGCGGACTTGAACTGGCGCTGGCGTGCCATTCACGCGTCTGTTCCCTCGATGATAAAACGCAACTCGGCCTGCCGGAAGTCCAGCTTGGCTTGCTGCCGGGCTCCGGCGGCACACAGCGTCTTCCGCGCTTAATCGGTGCGCCGAAAGCACTGGATATGATGTTAACCGGTCGCAGCATTCGCGCGAAACAGGCGCTGAGAATGGGACTGGTGGATGACGCGGTACCTTATTCAATTTTGCTGCAAACGGCACTTGAGCGCGTGGTGAAAGGGCGTCAGTCACGTCCGCCATTGCCATGGCAGGCGCGGCTGGCGGGTGGCCCGTTGGGCAAAAGTGTGCTGTTCCATTTTGTGCGCAAACAAACCCGCGCCAAAACGCATGGCAATTATCCGGCGACTGAAAAGATTATTGATGTGGTGAAAACCGGCCTCGATCAGGGCAGCGGCAATGGCTATCAGGCTGAAGCGAAAGCCTTTGGCGAACTGGTCATGACGCCGGAATCGGCGGCATTGCGCGGCCTGTTTTTCGCATCCACTGCGCTGAAAAAAGAAAAGGGTGGCGACGCCGAACCCTTGCCGGTACGCCGCGTGGGCATTCTCGGTGGTGGCCTGATGGGCGGTGGGATCGCCAACGTGACTGCCACCAAAGCCGGACTGCCGGTGCGCATCAAAGATATTAATCAGGAAGGTATCCGTCATGCGCTGAAATACAGCTGGGATTTGCTGGAGAAAAAGGTGCGCAGCCGCAGGCTGACCCGTAACGAACAGCAACGCCAGATGATGCTGATTTCCGGCACCACCGATTACAGTGGTTTTGCGCAGATTGATATCGTGGTGGAAGCGGTGTTTGAGGATTTGTCTCTCAAACAGTCGATGGTGGCGGAAATCGAGAATAACGCCGCTCCGCGCACAATATTTGCTTCAAACACGTCTTCACTGCCTATCCATAAGATTGCAGAGCAGGCCAGCCGGCCTGAACTGGTGATCGGCCTGCACTATTTTAGTCCGGTGGATAAGATGCCGCTGGTGGAAGTGATACCCCATGCAGGAACCAGTGCGCAGACGATTTCGACCACAGTTTCCCTGGCGAAGAAACAGGGGAAAACAGCGATTGTGGTCGGCGACAGCGCCGGATTCTACGTAAACCGTATTCTTGCGCCGTACATCAATGAAGCTGCCCGCTGTTTGCTGGCGGGCGAACCTGTCGATCACATTGATAAAGCGTTGGTGAATTTTGGTTTCCCCGTCGGCCCGATACAGTTGCTGGATGAAGTGGGTATTGATGTCGGCACCAAAATCGGTCCGATTCTGGTGGATGCATTTGGTGAGCGTTTTGCTGCGCCATCAGGTTTTGATGCTGTGCTGAAAGACGATCGCAAAGGGCGTAAGAACGGCAAAGGTTTCTATCTCTACGGGCAAAAAGGCCGGACGGCGAAGAAGAAACAGGTCGATCCTGCGATTTACCGGCTGCTGAATGTCACGCCGAAAGCGCAGCAGTCAGAAGAAGAGATCGCGCAGCGCTGTGTGATGCTTATGCTCAACGAAGCGGTACGCTGTCTGGATGAGCAGGTGATCCGCCGTGCGCGGGATGGTGACCTGGGTGCGGTGTTCGGCATTGGCTTCCCGCCATTCCGTGGTGGTCCGTTCCGTTACATCGATACACTCGGTGCAGCGCACGTGGTGAAAACGCTTGATCAGCTGGCGCAACGCTATGGCGAGCATTTCCGGCCATGCGAAGGGCTGGTGCGCAGGGCTGAGCAGGGCGAGCCCTGTTTTTTGACAGACGGCCCGGCAGACGGCACCGGCGAAAAGGTCAGCAAAGTGTGA
- the fadI gene encoding acetyl-CoA C-acyltransferase FadI — protein MNKVIPLVTREGDRIAIVDGLRTPFAKQATAYHGIPAVDLGKIVVSELLAKSGIDPKVIDQLVFGQVVQMPEAPNIAREIVLGTGMNVSTDAYSVSRACATSFQAVANVAESIMSGTISIGIAGGADSSSVLPIGVSKRLARALVDVNKARTLSQRLSIFSKLKLRDLMPVPPAVAEYSTGLRMGDTAEQMAKSHNISREQQDELAHRSHTLAAQAWEQGYLNSQVMAAQVPPYREVLQKDNNIRLNSEIGQYAKLRPAFDRKHGTVTAATSTPLTDGAAAVLMMSESRARELGLQPLGYLKSFAFAAIDVWEDMLLGPAYATPLALDRAGLTLGDLDLIDMHEAFAAQTLANIKMLASDEFAREKLGRSQAVGEIDWDKFNVLGGSLAYGHPFAATGARMITQTLHELRRRGGKYGLTTACAAGGLGAAMILEAAQ, from the coding sequence ATGAATAAAGTCATTCCACTGGTGACACGTGAAGGCGATCGCATTGCGATTGTCGATGGTTTGCGTACGCCGTTTGCCAAACAGGCCACCGCCTATCACGGCATTCCCGCCGTAGACCTCGGCAAAATAGTGGTCAGTGAGCTACTGGCGAAAAGTGGGATCGACCCGAAGGTCATCGATCAGCTGGTATTCGGGCAAGTCGTGCAGATGCCGGAAGCACCAAATATTGCGCGCGAAATCGTCCTCGGCACTGGCATGAATGTGTCGACTGACGCCTACAGCGTTTCGCGTGCCTGCGCCACCAGTTTTCAGGCGGTCGCCAACGTCGCGGAAAGCATTATGAGCGGCACGATCAGCATCGGGATTGCAGGCGGAGCCGATTCGTCTTCGGTTCTGCCGATTGGCGTCAGCAAACGTCTCGCCCGCGCCCTGGTGGACGTCAATAAAGCGCGCACGTTGTCGCAGCGTCTGTCCATTTTCAGCAAACTTAAACTGCGCGACCTGATGCCGGTGCCGCCTGCTGTGGCTGAATATTCCACCGGCCTGCGCATGGGCGATACTGCGGAACAGATGGCGAAAAGTCATAATATTTCCCGCGAACAACAGGATGAACTCGCGCACCGTTCTCACACGCTGGCGGCACAGGCGTGGGAGCAGGGCTATCTGAATTCTCAGGTGATGGCCGCGCAGGTTCCGCCTTACCGTGAAGTGCTGCAAAAAGACAACAACATCCGCCTGAATTCTGAAATCGGGCAATACGCAAAATTGCGTCCGGCGTTTGATCGCAAACACGGCACCGTGACCGCCGCGACCAGTACGCCGCTGACCGACGGCGCGGCCGCGGTACTGATGATGAGCGAATCGCGGGCGCGTGAACTCGGTCTGCAGCCTCTCGGTTATCTGAAAAGTTTTGCTTTTGCCGCCATCGATGTGTGGGAAGACATGCTGCTTGGTCCGGCTTATGCCACGCCGCTGGCGCTGGATCGTGCCGGTCTGACGCTCGGTGATCTTGACCTGATTGATATGCACGAAGCATTTGCCGCGCAGACCCTAGCGAATATCAAAATGTTAGCCAGTGATGAATTTGCCCGTGAGAAACTTGGCCGCAGTCAGGCAGTTGGCGAAATAGACTGGGATAAATTTAACGTTCTGGGCGGATCACTGGCTTACGGCCATCCTTTTGCCGCGACTGGCGCACGAATGATCACCCAGACTTTGCATGAATTACGCCGTCGTGGCGGAAAATACGGGCTGACGACGGCCTGTGCCGCCGGTGGCTTAGGCGCAGCAATGATTCTGGAGGCAGCGCAATGA
- a CDS encoding YfcZ/YiiS family protein encodes MSDVTMSSKSTQPLHSINKCGAEETAACCCVDVGTIMDNTDCTASYSRVFENEAQAKETLEALTERARGVESEPCEIKSRIEKVEGGVELNIDFTFSCQAETMIFQLALR; translated from the coding sequence ATGTCTGACGTAACCATGTCCTCTAAATCCACCCAACCTCTGCACTCCATCAACAAATGCGGCGCAGAAGAAACCGCAGCCTGCTGCTGTGTTGATGTGGGCACCATCATGGATAACACCGATTGCACCGCATCTTACAGCCGCGTTTTTGAAAATGAAGCACAGGCTAAAGAAACGCTGGAAGCCCTGACCGAACGCGCACGCGGCGTCGAATCTGAGCCTTGCGAAATCAAGAGCCGTATCGAAAAAGTGGAAGGCGGCGTTGAGCTGAATATCGATTTCACTTTCAGCTGCCAGGCAGAAACCATGATCTTCCAGTTAGCCTTACGCTGA
- the fadL gene encoding long-chain fatty acid transporter FadL — protein sequence MNQKNLFKRSALAAAVAIVSSNVYAAGFQLNEYTAAGLGRSFSGEGAIADTAASGSRNPATMTMFNRPAFSMGAIYVDPDVSVTGKSPVTGASTSDDNIAPNQWVPNIHFIMPLDDQWAVGASATSNYGLATEFSDNYPAGPIGGETDLTTINTNLSVAYRLNQNFSFGVGFDAVYAKAKIRRTAGELVPIKTGGLLPADTEVAKLKGDEWGYGWNAGILYEVDDNNRYGFTYRSEVKIDFDGEYRNGIPQALGGTGGHTVPGSLTLNLPEMWEVSGYNKVAPKWAIHYSLAYTSWSQFQELKATGSNGQTLFQKEEGYHDAYRIALGTTYYYDDNWTFRTGIAFDDSPVPADNRTISIPDQDRFWVSAGTTYAFNKDASVDVGVSYMHGQTVNISEKVADGVPNYEFQAKGTAMLYGANFNYSF from the coding sequence ATGAACCAGAAAAACCTGTTTAAAAGATCAGCTCTGGCAGCTGCAGTGGCAATTGTTTCCTCCAACGTATACGCGGCAGGTTTTCAGTTAAATGAATATACTGCTGCGGGTTTGGGTCGTTCATTCTCAGGCGAAGGTGCTATTGCTGACACCGCCGCATCCGGTAGCCGTAACCCGGCAACCATGACCATGTTTAACCGCCCGGCGTTTTCTATGGGCGCGATTTATGTCGACCCGGACGTCAGCGTGACGGGGAAATCCCCGGTCACCGGTGCCAGCACCAGTGATGATAATATTGCGCCAAATCAGTGGGTGCCGAATATCCACTTTATTATGCCGCTGGATGATCAATGGGCGGTTGGCGCATCTGCGACGTCTAACTACGGTCTGGCGACAGAATTTAGCGATAACTATCCGGCAGGCCCGATTGGCGGTGAAACAGATCTCACCACCATAAACACTAACTTAAGTGTTGCTTACCGTTTGAACCAGAATTTCAGCTTCGGTGTGGGCTTTGATGCTGTCTACGCGAAAGCAAAAATCCGTCGTACTGCCGGTGAACTGGTGCCGATTAAAACCGGCGGCCTGCTGCCAGCCGATACTGAAGTCGCCAAGCTGAAAGGCGACGAGTGGGGCTACGGCTGGAACGCCGGTATTCTTTATGAAGTCGATGACAATAACCGTTACGGCTTTACTTATCGCTCAGAAGTTAAAATCGACTTTGACGGCGAATACCGCAACGGCATTCCGCAGGCGTTAGGCGGCACGGGCGGTCACACCGTTCCGGGTTCCCTGACCCTGAACCTGCCAGAAATGTGGGAAGTGTCCGGTTATAACAAAGTGGCACCGAAATGGGCGATTCACTACAGCCTGGCTTACACCAGCTGGAGCCAGTTCCAGGAGCTGAAAGCTACCGGTTCTAACGGCCAGACCCTGTTCCAGAAAGAAGAAGGCTACCATGATGCTTATCGCATCGCGTTAGGTACCACCTATTACTACGATGATAACTGGACGTTCCGTACCGGTATCGCCTTCGATGACAGCCCGGTTCCGGCTGATAACCGCACCATTTCTATCCCGGATCAGGACCGCTTCTGGGTATCTGCGGGTACCACGTATGCCTTCAATAAAGATGCATCCGTCGATGTGGGTGTGTCTTACATGCATGGCCAGACGGTGAATATCAGCGAGAAAGTGGCTGACGGCGTGCCGAACTATGAATTCCAGGCTAAAGGCACCGCTATGCTGTACGGCGCGAACTTTAACTATAGCTTCTGA